Part of the Bradyrhizobium sp. AZCC 1721 genome, ATCTGCGCGATCATCTGGCCGTTGTTGGCGGCGGTGCCGAACATCTTCGAATCGAACGGAATGGCCGCAATCGGCTGGCTCTCGATTGCCTTGGCGAATTCGCGCGTGGATATCTCCGGACGCTTGTGCATGCCAACCTGGTTCAGGCAATAGAGCGGCGGGCGGTCGTTGGGCCGCGCCGCCTTCAGCACGTTCAGCATGTTCTTGGTGTTGCGCATATTGGCGAGGTCAGGCTCGGCGACGATCAGAATGTCGTCTGCGCCGACCAGCGTGCGCTTGGTCCATGCCGACCATTGGTGGGGAACGTCGAGCACGATGCAGGGGGTCGTCATGCGCATCGTATCGAAGATCGCATCGAACGCGTCGGCGCCGAAATCGTAGACCTGGTCCAAGGTCGCCGGCGCCGCCAACAGGTTGAGGCGGTCGGTGCATTTCGCCAGCAGACGCTCCATGAAGGCGGAGTCCGGCCGTTCCTGCTGGAAGACGGCATTGGCAATGCCCTGAACCGGATCCTGATTGTAATCGAGGCCGGCGGTGCCGAAGGCAAGGTCGAGATCGATCACGACGGAATCGAGCGCGAGATCGCGCGCAATCGTCCAGGCCACGTTATGCGCGACGGTGGATGCACCGACGCCGCCCTTGGCGCCGACGACGGCGACGATGCGGCCGACGGCCACGGCCTCGGAGGCCGCGTACAGGCCGCATATTGCGCGCACGACATCGATGGGTTCGATCGGTCCGGTAACGTAGTCGCTGACGCCGCGCCGCACCAGTTCGCGATAG contains:
- a CDS encoding AAA family ATPase, yielding MISRVFQNSDEQLDDTPAQPEEYISPAPRVSVQAFCASVAIATAVRAASEDRRLGKAHLSVHMGGIAAAIEAYHTAPTPNVILLETEPGSDILEGLDELATVCDAGTRVVVIGSASDVTPYRELVRRGVSDYVTGPIEPIDVVRAICGLYAASEAVAVGRIVAVVGAKGGVGASTVAHNVAWTIARDLALDSVVIDLDLAFGTAGLDYNQDPVQGIANAVFQQERPDSAFMERLLAKCTDRLNLLAAPATLDQVYDFGADAFDAIFDTMRMTTPCIVLDVPHQWSAWTKRTLVGADDILIVAEPDLANMRNTKNMLNVLKAARPNDRPPLYCLNQVGMHKRPEISTREFAKAIESQPIAAIPFDSKMFGTAANNGQMIAQIAAKHRTTQMFLQIAQRMTGHAVTKRSRISFLAPIIKKLQGATARRA